One Blastocatellia bacterium DNA segment encodes these proteins:
- a CDS encoding prepilin-type N-terminal cleavage/methylation domain-containing protein, producing the protein MREGGRRHAQGFTLLELILTIAILSIFTAAAIPIARNAVQRQREVELRRALRELRTAIDRYKRAYDAGLISRLETQAETEGYPPNLEVLVNGVQLAGSPDRKIRFLRRIPVDPMTGRAEWGLRSTQDEPNARSWGGQNVFDVYSLSDGVALDGTRYRDW; encoded by the coding sequence ATGCGAGAGGGAGGACGTCGGCACGCTCAGGGGTTCACCCTCTTGGAGCTGATCCTCACGATCGCCATCCTGAGCATCTTCACGGCAGCAGCCATCCCGATTGCGCGCAATGCCGTTCAGCGGCAGCGCGAGGTCGAATTGCGTCGGGCGCTTCGCGAGCTGCGTACGGCCATTGATCGCTACAAGCGCGCGTATGACGCTGGGCTCATCAGCCGATTGGAGACCCAGGCCGAGACCGAGGGGTATCCCCCCAATCTCGAAGTGCTCGTCAATGGCGTGCAACTGGCCGGAAGTCCGGATCGGAAGATACGGTTCCTGCGGCGTATCCCTGTGGATCCGATGACCGGTCGCGCCGAATGGGGGTTGCGCTCGACGCAAGATGAACCGAACGCTCGTTCTTGGGGCGGGCAGAATGTGTTCGATGTTTATTCGCTCAGCGACGGAGTTGCGCTGGATGGGACGCGATATCGCGATTGGTGA
- a CDS encoding GspE/PulE family protein, whose protein sequence is MAENTNAYFEALSAKNGTAVTTATDPFIEEQRARRLAERYRLPFLDLTRVRMDQELLRLLPVELMVQYRFVPVRREGDALLVAVADPTDLDRLDEIRLRLKEKVRWAVATPSAIEAVLTRGDASQRVLDETTEHLRVALVKETEQGEEDLDLDRLMGDREMSPIVKLVDSVILTALERRASDIHIETQASEVVIKYRIDGVLYPAGPPIDIQHHQTIISRIKVMSELDIAERRIPQDGRFRVRVRGRTIDFRVSIMPTIHGEDAVIRILDKEQLSEKFRDLRLDVLGFDAETLRKFRHFIREPYGMILVTGPTGSGKTTTLYAAINEIRTGEEKIITIEDPVEYQLKGVTQIQVNEKKGLTFARGLRSILRHDPDKIMVGEIRDPETAQIAIQSALTGHLVFTTVHANNVIDVIGRFLNMGVEPYNFVSALNCVLAQRLVRVLCPQCKRPYTPSDQELLDSGLPPERYRAYTFYEAIGCEHCNWTGYRGRTAIHELLDMTDNIRELIIARRPGSEIRRAAQAEGLRTLRESAVQKVLEGITTLREINRVTFVE, encoded by the coding sequence ATGGCAGAGAACACGAACGCTTACTTTGAAGCGTTGAGCGCGAAGAATGGAACGGCCGTGACAACGGCCACGGATCCGTTCATCGAGGAGCAACGCGCGCGTCGCTTGGCCGAGCGATATCGGCTTCCGTTCCTCGATCTGACGCGCGTGCGCATGGATCAGGAACTGCTTCGGCTCCTGCCCGTCGAGTTGATGGTGCAATATCGGTTCGTGCCCGTGCGCCGAGAGGGAGATGCGCTGCTGGTGGCCGTGGCCGATCCAACGGATCTCGATCGGCTCGATGAGATTCGCCTTCGGTTGAAAGAGAAGGTGCGGTGGGCTGTGGCGACGCCATCGGCCATCGAAGCCGTCCTCACGCGCGGCGATGCCTCGCAGCGCGTCTTGGACGAGACGACCGAGCATCTGCGCGTGGCGCTCGTGAAGGAGACCGAACAAGGGGAGGAAGATCTCGATCTGGATCGCCTGATGGGCGATCGCGAGATGAGTCCTATTGTGAAGCTCGTGGATTCAGTCATCCTCACGGCCTTGGAGCGACGCGCGAGCGACATCCATATCGAGACGCAGGCGTCCGAAGTCGTGATCAAGTACCGGATTGACGGCGTGCTCTATCCGGCAGGGCCGCCCATTGACATCCAGCACCATCAGACGATCATCTCGCGCATCAAGGTCATGTCGGAGCTGGACATCGCCGAGCGGCGTATTCCGCAGGACGGCCGATTCCGCGTGCGCGTGCGCGGCCGCACGATCGACTTCCGCGTCTCGATCATGCCGACCATTCACGGCGAGGACGCCGTGATCCGAATCCTCGATAAGGAGCAACTCAGCGAGAAATTCCGCGATCTGCGCTTGGATGTGCTCGGATTTGATGCCGAGACGCTGCGGAAGTTCCGCCATTTCATCCGCGAGCCATACGGAATGATCCTCGTCACCGGCCCGACCGGCTCGGGCAAGACGACGACCCTCTATGCCGCGATCAATGAGATCCGAACCGGTGAGGAGAAGATCATCACGATCGAGGATCCGGTCGAATATCAACTGAAGGGGGTGACGCAAATTCAGGTCAACGAGAAGAAGGGGCTCACCTTCGCTCGCGGCCTGCGCTCGATCTTGCGTCACGATCCCGATAAGATCATGGTCGGCGAGATCCGCGATCCGGAGACGGCGCAGATCGCCATCCAATCGGCGCTCACGGGACATCTCGTCTTCACGACCGTGCACGCGAACAACGTCATTGACGTGATCGGACGATTTCTGAACATGGGCGTGGAACCCTACAATTTCGTCAGCGCGCTCAACTGCGTGCTCGCGCAGCGGCTCGTGCGCGTTCTCTGCCCGCAGTGCAAGCGCCCGTATACGCCGAGCGATCAGGAGCTACTCGATTCCGGGCTGCCGCCGGAGCGCTATCGGGCCTATACGTTCTACGAGGCCATCGGGTGCGAGCATTGCAACTGGACCGGATACCGCGGGCGCACGGCCATTCATGAGCTGTTGGACATGACCGATAACATTCGCGAGCTGATCATCGCGCGGCGTCCAGGCTCAGAGATTCGACGCGCGGCCCAGGCCGAAGGGCTGCGCACGTTGCGCGAATCGGCCGTTCAAAAGGTGCTCGAAGGCATCACGACGCTGCGCGAGATCAATCGCGTGACGTTCGTAGAGTGA
- a CDS encoding prepilin-type N-terminal cleavage/methylation domain-containing protein, which yields MGRDIAIGEARTPRGFTLLEVIIVLTVVAILVSVAIPAYQRVILRAREAVLKQNLHLLRSQIEEFAADYGRYPESLQELVEKGYLRELPLDPITGSRETWVPVPEDQPLSVEGKVGIRDVKSGAEGLSSEGTPYSEW from the coding sequence ATGGGACGCGATATCGCGATTGGTGAGGCTCGCACTCCGCGAGGCTTCACCTTGCTGGAAGTGATCATCGTCCTGACGGTCGTGGCGATCTTAGTCTCCGTCGCTATTCCCGCCTACCAACGAGTGATCTTGCGCGCGCGCGAAGCCGTGCTCAAGCAAAACCTGCATTTGCTGCGGAGCCAGATCGAAGAGTTCGCCGCCGACTACGGCCGATATCCGGAGTCCCTGCAGGAGTTGGTTGAGAAGGGATACTTGCGCGAGTTGCCGTTGGATCCCATCACGGGATCGCGCGAGACGTGGGTTCCGGTCCCGGAGGATCAGCCACTTTCGGTCGAGGGAAAGGTGGGGATCCGGGATGTTAAGAGCGGAGCCGAAGGGCTCTCATCCGAGGGGACACCTTATAGCGAATGGTGA
- a CDS encoding type II secretion system F family protein has translation MAEYVFRVGTPSGEIVLRKVEALSPEEARQRLEREGYRVFTLAQRSRPTWSWRFSFRRIKLEDFLHFNQQLAALIRAGLPILHAISMLARRQSHPALQSVLRDIEDRIREGTPLSQAFASRSDVFPRLYIAAILAGERSGNLDEMLSRYIAYTKQMVALKRRVRAATAYPIFLLIALILLVAVMTGFVIPRFSLIYEDFGGELPTITRIVLAVGYGVRENLLWGVPALVALFIGLVLWRKTERGRATLDALVLRLPIVGPIVRDLAVAQLARSLATLLQGGITLVESFRVASETLTNRVLARSSGIVLRRIQEGQAFADSLEQAGWLPPLAIDIVRVGERAGSLKEMLDELANFYDAELEVRFNQVTTLIQPIMLVLMAGLVTFVLLAMYLPLFTFISTLGAR, from the coding sequence ATGGCCGAGTACGTGTTTCGCGTGGGCACTCCTTCGGGAGAGATCGTCCTTCGCAAGGTGGAAGCCTTGAGCCCGGAGGAGGCTCGACAGCGCCTCGAGCGCGAGGGATATCGCGTCTTCACCCTCGCGCAGCGCAGTAGGCCGACCTGGAGCTGGCGCTTCTCGTTCCGACGCATCAAGCTGGAGGATTTCCTGCACTTCAATCAGCAACTGGCAGCGCTCATCCGCGCTGGATTGCCGATTCTACACGCCATCAGCATGCTGGCCCGGCGGCAGAGCCATCCCGCTTTGCAAAGCGTGCTGCGCGACATCGAAGATCGCATTCGCGAAGGCACGCCGCTGTCGCAAGCTTTCGCATCGCGGAGCGACGTCTTCCCTCGCTTATATATCGCTGCGATCCTAGCCGGCGAACGATCGGGGAATCTCGATGAAATGCTCTCGCGCTACATCGCCTATACGAAGCAGATGGTCGCCCTCAAGCGACGCGTGCGCGCAGCGACGGCCTATCCTATCTTCTTGCTCATCGCGTTGATTCTCTTGGTCGCCGTGATGACCGGATTTGTGATCCCGCGCTTCTCGCTCATCTATGAAGATTTCGGCGGCGAGTTGCCCACGATCACGCGGATCGTCTTGGCCGTCGGCTACGGCGTGCGGGAGAACCTCCTCTGGGGCGTTCCGGCACTTGTCGCTCTGTTCATTGGTTTGGTGCTTTGGCGGAAGACCGAACGTGGACGCGCGACGCTCGATGCCTTGGTCCTGAGGCTACCCATTGTCGGGCCGATTGTGCGCGACCTGGCGGTGGCGCAACTGGCGCGCAGCCTGGCGACGCTCCTGCAAGGGGGGATCACACTCGTTGAATCATTCCGCGTGGCGAGCGAGACGCTCACTAATCGCGTGCTCGCCCGTTCTTCGGGCATCGTCCTCCGACGCATCCAGGAGGGGCAGGCTTTCGCCGATAGCCTGGAGCAAGCCGGATGGCTTCCGCCGCTGGCGATTGACATCGTGCGCGTCGGCGAGCGCGCCGGTAGCCTCAAGGAGATGCTCGATGAGCTGGCCAATTTTTACGATGCCGAGCTGGAGGTGCGCTTCAATCAGGTGACGACGCTCATTCAACCCATTATGCTCGTGCTCATGGCGGGATTGGTGACTTTCGTACTGCTGGCCATGTATCTGCCGCTGTTCACCTTCATCTCGACATTAGGCGCGAGGTGA
- a CDS encoding type II secretion system GspH family protein gives MRASASARGYALLALIAAMTVMAILIAGYVPHLVRQMQREREEEMLFRGQQIVEAIAQYVQMTGRYPSSLEELVRGFVIQTPRGMRRVRFLRPSALIDPMTNEEWKVVRPGDPVLRRFVEAYLETVGQSANPMLLQFLQPGAVIMLPGRPRSVPTQPVRPGRRTRMPTPRTVAPDATEGLAESTLTSPSAVQEGGGAGPILGVVSKSEKKSVRVYYGLDRYSDWPFVFIPVLPVAVGEARVRAVMNPVMFPSDPLARLLQGGVVGPRRVVPQQRPTIQPEALRR, from the coding sequence ATGCGCGCGAGCGCATCCGCTCGCGGATACGCATTGTTGGCGCTGATCGCCGCGATGACCGTGATGGCAATCCTCATCGCCGGATATGTGCCGCATCTGGTGCGGCAGATGCAGCGCGAGCGCGAGGAGGAGATGCTCTTTCGCGGTCAGCAGATCGTCGAGGCCATCGCGCAATACGTCCAGATGACCGGTCGGTATCCCTCTTCCTTGGAGGAGCTAGTGCGTGGCTTCGTCATCCAAACGCCACGAGGGATGCGCCGCGTGCGCTTCCTTCGCCCTTCGGCCCTCATTGATCCGATGACCAACGAAGAATGGAAGGTCGTACGACCCGGCGATCCCGTGTTGCGGCGATTCGTAGAGGCCTACCTGGAGACCGTCGGGCAATCGGCCAATCCCATGCTCCTGCAGTTCCTGCAACCGGGCGCGGTGATCATGCTACCCGGGCGTCCGCGCTCGGTGCCGACGCAACCGGTGCGGCCGGGGCGTCGCACGAGGATGCCAACGCCGAGAACCGTTGCGCCCGATGCCACGGAGGGACTCGCGGAGAGTACGTTGACTTCACCCTCTGCTGTTCAGGAGGGAGGTGGTGCCGGGCCCATCCTCGGCGTCGTGAGCAAGAGTGAAAAGAAGAGTGTGCGCGTCTACTATGGCTTGGATCGCTATAGCGATTGGCCCTTCGTCTTCATCCCTGTTCTCCCGGTCGCCGTGGGAGAAGCGCGCGTTCGCGCCGTCATGAATCCGGTGATGTTCCCGAGCGATCCCTTGGCGCGCCTGCTGCAGGGCGGCGTCGTCGGTCCGCGCCGCGTGGTCCCGCAGCAGAGGCCCACGATCCAACCGGAAGCTCTTCGGAGGTGA
- a CDS encoding UDP-glucose/GDP-mannose dehydrogenase family protein, with the protein MHVCVIGTGYVGLVTAACLSHIGHTVVGVDVDRRKIARLREGLSPIYEPGLERLLRVQMDVGGLAFSEDAESAIAKADAILIAVGTPPRVDGHVDLRHIEAVLQTLKRALERVADRATRLIVSKSTVPVGTARWMAEWFRTSSFTGQVLVVSNPEFLREGNALHDCLYPDRIIVGAEDARAVPLVRQLYRPILEQTFPTPDYIPPRPEGLRRVPLLWMDWNSAEMAKYASNAFLALKISFANEIANICERVGADVARVMEAVGLDHRIGPHYLRAGIGWGGSCLGKDLMALIRSAEQVGYDPALLRAVQTTNAYQRRVVIEKLRAVLGSLKGRTIGLLGLAFKPNTDDIRDAPSMTIARVLQDEGARVKVYDPVAMENAKAEHPDLALSYATDPIDLARECDALVLVTEWEEFRQLDLAALRRVMRGDVLLDGRNLFDPERARRAGFTYLGMGRALSIARAHSE; encoded by the coding sequence ATGCACGTCTGTGTGATCGGGACAGGATATGTGGGATTGGTCACGGCCGCTTGTCTGAGTCACATTGGGCATACCGTCGTGGGCGTGGACGTGGATCGGCGAAAGATCGCGAGATTGCGCGAAGGTCTCTCGCCCATTTACGAACCCGGTTTAGAACGTCTCTTGCGCGTTCAAATGGATGTGGGAGGACTCGCGTTCTCGGAAGATGCCGAGTCGGCGATCGCGAAGGCCGACGCGATTTTGATCGCCGTTGGTACCCCCCCGCGTGTAGATGGACACGTGGATCTCCGCCACATTGAGGCCGTCTTGCAGACGCTCAAACGCGCGCTTGAGCGCGTGGCCGACCGCGCGACGCGCCTCATTGTGAGTAAGTCGACAGTCCCTGTCGGAACAGCCCGATGGATGGCTGAATGGTTTCGGACCTCATCGTTCACGGGCCAGGTGCTCGTGGTCAGCAATCCGGAATTTTTGCGAGAGGGGAATGCATTGCACGATTGCCTGTACCCGGATCGGATCATCGTCGGCGCAGAGGATGCGAGAGCGGTTCCCTTGGTGCGACAGCTCTATCGCCCGATCCTGGAGCAAACGTTCCCAACGCCGGATTATATTCCCCCTCGTCCGGAGGGACTGCGGCGTGTGCCGCTCCTGTGGATGGATTGGAATAGTGCCGAGATGGCCAAGTACGCCTCGAATGCGTTCCTCGCTCTCAAGATCAGTTTCGCCAACGAGATCGCCAATATCTGCGAGCGCGTCGGTGCCGACGTGGCGCGCGTCATGGAAGCTGTGGGGCTCGATCATCGCATCGGCCCGCATTATTTGCGGGCGGGAATCGGATGGGGCGGCAGTTGTCTTGGAAAGGATCTCATGGCCCTGATTCGATCGGCGGAGCAGGTCGGCTATGATCCGGCTTTGCTCCGCGCTGTGCAAACGACCAATGCCTATCAACGTCGCGTTGTAATTGAGAAGCTCCGCGCCGTGCTTGGGTCTCTGAAGGGGCGCACGATCGGGCTATTGGGATTGGCCTTTAAACCAAACACGGATGATATTCGCGATGCTCCGAGCATGACGATCGCGCGGGTGTTGCAAGACGAAGGCGCGCGGGTCAAGGTCTATGACCCGGTTGCCATGGAGAACGCGAAAGCGGAGCATCCCGATCTCGCGCTCTCATATGCGACTGATCCGATAGACCTCGCGCGTGAGTGCGATGCCCTTGTTCTCGTCACCGAATGGGAGGAGTTTCGTCAGCTCGATCTCGCTGCGCTTCGACGCGTCATGCGAGGCGATGTTCTTTTGGACGGGCGCAACCTCTTCGATCCCGAGCGCGCGCGTCGGGCGGGATTCACTTATCTGGGGATGGGGCGTGCTCTCTCCATCGCTCGCGCGCACAGCGAATGA